A single genomic interval of Spinacia oleracea cultivar Varoflay chromosome 6, BTI_SOV_V1, whole genome shotgun sequence harbors:
- the LOC130463805 gene encoding histone deacetylase complex subunit SAP18-like — MDATLREMTDLVKEVSPAARRRDAKLSFAVVYPDKNGRMQVKKVYSKYPKPDHHNSLSLLPDFPFLNLDQSAQSGTVVIFS, encoded by the exons ATGGATGCTACACTTAGAGAGATGACTGATCTC GTGAAAGAAGTATCTCCAGCTGCCAGAAGACGAGATgcaaaattgtcatttgcagTTGTATATCCTGATAAAAATGGGCGTATGCAAGTAAAGAAGGTATATTCTAAATACCCTAAGCCAGATCATCATAATAGTCTGTCTTTGCTTCCAGACTTCCCATTTCTCAATTTAGATCAGTCAGCACAAAGTGGGACTGTCGTTATTTTTTCATAA
- the LOC130463058 gene encoding glycine-rich protein 5-like: MSTPGAGLAPNAGSAGTGPLFMSFCAFWRFCKDALCTFFVLFLRGTLTADIVSSLHRGLDYGGRGSGFGAGGRFGFDAGGSCSYDEGFGLGSVGVGVSQNIGGVGGGSRIGGGGGANVVGGAGGSVVRNSGGGGGGGVEV; encoded by the exons ATGTCTACACCAGGTGCTGGACTTGCGCCAAACGCAGGTTCAGCTGGTACAGGACCATTGTTTATGTCCTTTTGCGCGTTTTGGCGGTTTTGCAAAGATGCTCTTTGTACCTTCTTCGTCCTTTTTCTTCGAG GTACATTGACAGCGGATATCGTGTCGTCCTTGCATCGTGGTCTTGATTATGGAGGGAGAGGTTCTGGTTTTGGTGCTGGTGGACGTTTTGGTTTTGATGCTGGTGGTTCTTGTTCTTATGATGAGGGTTTTGGTTTAGGTTCAGTAGGCGTTG GGGTATCACAAAATATtggtggtgttggtggtggtAGTAGaataggtggtggtggtggtgcaaATGTTGTGGGTGGTGCTGGTGGAAGTGTTGTACGTaatagtggtggtggtggtggtggtggtgtagaAGTGTAG